One Rubripirellula reticaptiva genomic region harbors:
- a CDS encoding NAD(P)-dependent methylenetetrahydromethanopterin dehydrogenase — protein sequence MTKKILLQLDIDPQPSSFDSVVAIDAGVDQLLRYEGVQVTGVTSIVHGAMFTRGGDNLKNTAIFIGGSDVGAAERLLTACQEAFFGPVRVSLMLDANGCNTTASAAVVAASRHIDLAGAKAVVLGGTGPVGRRVAQLLASDGADVILTSRSLDRAASAAKEISEQVQSGSVNAGEAGSPAQTAGVLAGAQIVIACGAAGIELADEKTMQSLSTLKVAIDLNAVPPAGIEGIGVADKAKSFGQGVGYGAIGVGGLKMKTHRAAIESLFTSNDKVLNAAEIYAIAKSIG from the coding sequence ATGACCAAAAAAATCCTGCTCCAGCTCGACATCGATCCGCAACCTAGCTCATTCGATTCGGTCGTTGCGATCGATGCTGGCGTTGATCAATTACTGCGATACGAAGGCGTCCAAGTCACTGGCGTCACTTCAATCGTTCACGGTGCCATGTTCACCCGTGGCGGGGACAACCTAAAAAACACTGCGATCTTCATTGGCGGCAGCGACGTCGGAGCCGCCGAACGACTATTGACTGCCTGCCAAGAAGCATTCTTTGGCCCCGTCCGAGTCTCGTTGATGCTGGACGCCAACGGCTGCAACACCACCGCGTCGGCCGCAGTCGTCGCAGCCAGCCGGCACATCGACCTTGCTGGCGCAAAAGCAGTCGTGCTTGGCGGCACCGGACCGGTCGGTCGACGGGTTGCCCAACTGCTCGCCAGCGACGGTGCGGACGTCATCCTGACCAGCCGATCGCTGGACCGCGCTGCGTCAGCGGCTAAAGAAATCAGCGAACAAGTTCAGTCGGGTTCCGTCAACGCTGGCGAGGCTGGTTCACCAGCGCAAACGGCAGGCGTCTTGGCCGGCGCCCAAATCGTCATCGCCTGCGGCGCCGCAGGCATCGAACTAGCTGACGAAAAAACGATGCAATCGCTTTCAACTTTGAAAGTCGCGATCGACCTGAACGCCGTTCCCCCAGCGGGCATCGAAGGCATCGGCGTCGCCGACAAAGCCAAATCATTCGGCCAGGGTGTCGGATACGGCGCGATCGGTGTTGGTGGTTTAAAAATGAAAACCCACCGCGCAGCAATCGAATCGTTGTTCACCAGCAACGACAAAGTTCTGAACGCCGCCGAAATCTACGCGATCGCAAAATCAATCGGATAG
- a CDS encoding ATP-binding protein has protein sequence MRIKDIQVDGFGVWSGLSVDSLPDGMTLFYGPNEAGKTTLMQFVRAMLYGFTPDRREKYLPPVHGGTPGGAIRVTGPGGGYQIRRHSQLTDNGVTGQLTVTGQDGLSQGQHRLQSLLGQIDEPIFTNVFAIGMRELQELSTLDDTSAADELYKLSSGLDRVSLVDVLRNLRSGRRALVGKASAEDEAEAAKLSTLITKREKLRDEVAVLTRGGRRWSELASQRRSQQQEIEQLTERMGVWEREGRTVETATSVHEVWRKREQIIKQIAERESDIHLPDEAPGQLVQIDAMMEERKQKIEEIKSKRRGLRDKAGQLPVSRRMLDLQGKIEAASQQATWVEALEEQIERIDDQIAKAKKQLEVDADRLGLDEEDRAALISGDTSQLPDLSRQTLAALSEPAKLVKEQAFRLKQSRGEGADHKTRADKLNESLTEVLQRARATNLQEAIRSQTEMVTALKHRIQVGEHLEKLKRHYRELERETVDLTTDEVLPVDRFILLAVPFIAGGMAMIYGFANFFNIQWLVSRPDPTWGMLCMLIGFLALLAFYWGLENGKRSTSHDREDCERQIDTLRRQIREIEGERSSIDSTMPTSNESLELRVREAERLLADLDASLPVYHSHQAAMEAYKSSRARASKAADGLKEARRQWSGTLQSLGLSESLSPSSVRKLGDGYETLQASRRRLEELSTEKEQRRRERGAIAKRIEALYFEALEVNEEAARDSLRESEDEYQDDSQVDRLVGRDSERHDERGNDRNGDRKNDRKRDRDGDRNRDGRNDRQSDPQVELASSRMKTRTSPLDQLNHLHEELSRQSHWIKRRREYKEADVQLKRQQSVHHRALERAEQQRRALWAKCGVATPEQFYEMVDSKVVLGELRKEREELDKQIKSIIGQHIEYDEVAREIEGATAADLERRWDSLTSRMTETDERVGQLRTSLGELAQEMKHLGDDNRLSIAQLELGCVERKIEATAHRWQTMGMASCLLEDVCGTFERERQPETLREASSFLSQLTNGKYKRIWTPLGTNQLKIDADDKKSLPLEVLSRGTREAVFIALRLSLAAAYARRGVMLPLVLDDVLVNFDRDRAIHAARTLKTFAELGHQVMMFTCHHHIVDIFHDIDVEVRLMPAQGTPGRATILLPEEVEEEEYEEEVEYEEVYEDEVMEEEEEPVAEEEPVEEVPEPEPVLVTAAPEPEPKPEPAKTKIIYVERAPEPKPVPKPAAKKRVVEYVERVEPKYVKPERLLEPEYDEPEFEEEQYVEREPAIGWAWFEQEPGRRITDAEDALAAIARDEWLDVRDSVVPDDVWNRDNRSRDSRSDDHDQRAAENRGGQWWQGDKVANH, from the coding sequence ATGAGAATCAAAGACATCCAAGTTGATGGCTTCGGCGTCTGGTCGGGACTATCGGTCGACTCGCTGCCCGACGGCATGACGTTGTTCTACGGTCCTAACGAGGCTGGCAAGACAACGCTGATGCAGTTCGTCCGCGCGATGCTTTACGGATTCACACCCGATCGCCGCGAAAAGTACTTGCCGCCGGTTCATGGCGGCACCCCGGGCGGTGCGATTCGCGTCACCGGGCCGGGTGGCGGTTACCAAATTCGCCGCCACAGCCAGCTGACCGACAATGGCGTGACGGGGCAATTGACGGTCACCGGCCAAGACGGGTTGAGCCAAGGCCAGCACCGTTTACAGAGCCTGTTGGGGCAAATCGACGAACCCATTTTTACCAATGTGTTCGCGATCGGCATGCGCGAACTGCAAGAGTTGTCGACACTCGATGACACGTCCGCCGCCGATGAACTTTACAAACTGTCCAGCGGTCTGGACCGTGTCTCGTTGGTCGACGTGCTGCGTAATTTGCGCAGTGGACGCAGAGCCTTGGTTGGAAAGGCATCGGCCGAAGACGAAGCGGAAGCCGCAAAGCTGTCGACGTTGATCACCAAGCGTGAAAAGTTGCGTGACGAAGTCGCCGTTCTGACTCGCGGTGGTCGCCGCTGGAGCGAACTAGCCTCTCAACGCCGCAGCCAGCAACAGGAAATCGAGCAGCTAACCGAACGCATGGGCGTTTGGGAACGTGAAGGACGAACCGTCGAAACGGCGACGAGTGTTCACGAAGTCTGGCGAAAACGCGAACAAATCATCAAGCAAATTGCTGAACGCGAATCCGACATTCATCTGCCCGACGAAGCACCCGGCCAACTGGTGCAAATCGACGCGATGATGGAAGAACGCAAACAAAAGATCGAAGAGATCAAGTCCAAGCGGCGCGGATTGCGCGACAAGGCGGGCCAGTTGCCGGTCAGTCGCCGCATGCTGGATCTGCAAGGCAAGATCGAAGCCGCTTCGCAGCAGGCGACTTGGGTCGAAGCGCTCGAAGAGCAAATTGAACGTATCGACGACCAGATCGCAAAAGCCAAAAAGCAACTCGAGGTCGACGCCGACCGTTTGGGGTTGGACGAAGAAGATCGTGCGGCGCTAATCAGTGGCGATACCAGCCAATTGCCCGATCTGTCGCGTCAAACACTGGCGGCACTGTCCGAACCAGCCAAGTTGGTCAAGGAGCAAGCGTTCCGGCTGAAACAGTCTCGCGGGGAAGGCGCCGATCACAAGACACGTGCAGACAAGCTGAACGAATCGCTAACCGAAGTGCTGCAGCGGGCGCGTGCCACCAATTTGCAGGAAGCCATCCGCAGCCAAACCGAAATGGTGACGGCGCTGAAGCACCGAATCCAGGTTGGCGAGCATCTCGAAAAACTCAAGCGTCACTACCGTGAACTCGAACGCGAGACCGTCGACTTGACGACCGACGAAGTCTTGCCGGTCGACCGTTTCATTTTGTTGGCGGTTCCGTTTATCGCCGGCGGAATGGCGATGATCTACGGATTTGCCAACTTCTTCAATATTCAGTGGTTGGTCAGCCGTCCGGATCCGACATGGGGCATGCTGTGCATGCTGATCGGGTTCTTGGCACTGCTTGCGTTCTATTGGGGGCTGGAAAACGGCAAACGTTCGACCTCGCATGATCGCGAAGACTGCGAACGTCAAATCGATACGCTGCGCCGACAGATTCGCGAAATCGAAGGTGAACGATCAAGCATTGACTCGACGATGCCGACCAGCAACGAGTCGTTGGAATTGCGAGTCCGCGAAGCCGAGCGTTTGTTGGCGGATCTGGATGCTTCTTTACCGGTTTATCACAGCCACCAAGCCGCGATGGAGGCGTACAAGTCATCGCGAGCCCGCGCCTCGAAGGCGGCCGACGGATTGAAGGAGGCACGTCGTCAGTGGTCGGGAACGTTGCAAAGTCTTGGGCTTAGCGAATCGCTTTCGCCATCAAGCGTCCGCAAGCTGGGCGACGGATATGAAACATTACAAGCCAGTCGCCGTCGTTTGGAAGAATTGTCGACCGAGAAAGAGCAACGTCGGCGTGAGCGAGGCGCAATCGCAAAGCGTATCGAAGCGTTGTATTTCGAAGCCTTGGAAGTCAACGAAGAAGCGGCACGCGACTCGCTGCGTGAATCTGAAGACGAGTACCAAGATGACAGCCAAGTGGATCGGCTGGTGGGTCGAGATAGCGAACGGCATGACGAGCGTGGCAATGATCGCAATGGCGATCGCAAAAATGACCGGAAACGTGATCGCGACGGAGATCGAAACCGCGACGGACGCAATGATCGGCAATCGGACCCGCAAGTGGAACTTGCGTCATCGCGAATGAAGACGCGGACCAGCCCGCTGGACCAACTGAACCATTTGCACGAGGAATTGTCGCGGCAATCGCACTGGATCAAGCGACGTCGCGAATACAAAGAAGCCGACGTCCAGCTTAAACGTCAACAAAGTGTTCACCATCGCGCCCTCGAACGGGCCGAACAACAACGCCGTGCTTTGTGGGCAAAGTGTGGTGTTGCAACCCCCGAACAGTTTTATGAAATGGTCGACAGCAAGGTCGTCCTGGGCGAGTTGCGGAAAGAGCGAGAGGAACTTGACAAGCAAATCAAGTCGATCATCGGACAACACATTGAATATGACGAAGTCGCTCGCGAGATCGAAGGCGCGACCGCTGCCGATTTGGAACGACGCTGGGATTCGTTGACCAGTCGGATGACGGAAACGGACGAACGCGTCGGTCAGTTACGGACTTCGCTCGGTGAGTTGGCTCAAGAGATGAAACACCTCGGCGATGACAATCGTTTGTCGATCGCTCAGCTAGAACTTGGCTGTGTCGAACGAAAAATTGAAGCGACGGCTCATCGTTGGCAAACCATGGGAATGGCCAGTTGTCTGTTAGAAGACGTCTGCGGAACGTTCGAACGCGAACGTCAGCCCGAAACGCTACGCGAAGCGTCGAGCTTCCTAAGCCAATTGACCAACGGCAAGTACAAACGCATTTGGACGCCACTGGGCACAAACCAATTGAAGATCGACGCGGACGACAAAAAATCGTTGCCGCTGGAAGTGCTCAGTCGCGGGACACGTGAAGCGGTATTCATCGCGCTGCGATTGTCGCTGGCGGCCGCGTACGCACGACGCGGAGTCATGTTGCCGTTGGTGCTTGACGATGTGCTTGTCAACTTTGACCGGGACCGAGCCATTCATGCGGCACGGACGTTGAAGACGTTTGCGGAACTTGGCCATCAAGTAATGATGTTCACATGCCACCATCACATCGTTGATATCTTCCATGATATCGACGTCGAAGTTCGGCTGATGCCCGCACAAGGGACGCCTGGCCGAGCGACGATTTTGTTGCCTGAGGAAGTCGAAGAGGAAGAATACGAAGAAGAAGTTGAGTACGAGGAGGTTTACGAAGACGAAGTGATGGAAGAGGAAGAAGAGCCGGTCGCGGAAGAAGAACCTGTCGAGGAAGTTCCTGAGCCGGAGCCTGTCTTGGTCACCGCCGCGCCGGAGCCAGAGCCCAAACCCGAGCCAGCAAAAACGAAGATCATCTACGTCGAACGCGCGCCCGAGCCGAAACCTGTTCCCAAACCTGCGGCAAAGAAACGGGTGGTCGAATACGTTGAGCGTGTCGAGCCAAAATACGTCAAGCCGGAACGTCTGCTCGAGCCAGAATATGACGAGCCCGAATTCGAAGAGGAACAATACGTCGAACGAGAGCCTGCGATCGGTTGGGCTTGGTTCGAACAAGAACCGGGCCGCCGTATCACGGACGCCGAAGACGCGCTAGCCGCGATTGCCCGAGATGAATGGTTAGACGTTCGTGACAGTGTCGTTCCTGATGATGTCTGGAACCGTGACAATCGTTCGAGAGACAGTCGATCCGACGACCATGACCAACGCGCCGCCGAAAACCGTGGCGGTCAATGGTGGCAAGGCGATAAGGTCGCCAACCACTGA
- the pgsB gene encoding poly-gamma-glutamate synthase PgsB produces the protein MDGSLALLGTTGALVGLGALESLVHQRRLHTIPLRIHVNGTRGKSSVTRLIAAGLRSGGVRTCAKTTGTLARMILPDGSEYPVFRPARANVIEQVRIVRAAAESESEALVMECMALVPYLQWLCEFRLVHATHAVITNARADHLDVMGPTEHDVALALLGMVPKNGRLYTAERRHLETFQRAADERNTELIAVTEDEVNAITPLELSQFSFIEHAENVALALRVLKDLEIDRSKALQGMWAATPDPGIMTTAEINFFGREIVFVNGFAANDPESTERIWDMACDRYPDSGKRIIIFNCRFDRPDRSKQLAEVCAKWRPADHYILIGSGTYIFAKYATAAGLDHRKLVMAEDDSPQEIFEKAVELGGRNSMVMGMMNIGGIGLEIVRYFRNRSSVGERAF, from the coding sequence ATGGACGGATCACTCGCCCTTCTAGGCACTACCGGTGCGCTAGTTGGTCTCGGAGCACTCGAATCGCTGGTTCACCAGCGTCGGCTTCACACCATCCCGCTGCGAATTCACGTCAACGGGACTCGCGGAAAATCGTCAGTCACTCGACTGATCGCCGCAGGTTTGCGAAGCGGTGGAGTCCGAACCTGTGCAAAGACGACCGGCACATTGGCTCGCATGATTCTGCCCGACGGATCGGAATACCCGGTCTTTCGCCCGGCTCGCGCCAATGTCATTGAACAGGTCCGGATTGTCCGCGCCGCGGCCGAATCGGAAAGCGAAGCTTTAGTCATGGAATGCATGGCGCTTGTCCCGTACCTGCAATGGCTGTGCGAGTTCCGGTTGGTTCACGCAACTCACGCCGTGATCACCAACGCTCGCGCCGACCACTTGGATGTGATGGGGCCGACCGAACACGACGTCGCGTTAGCGTTGTTGGGCATGGTCCCCAAAAACGGTCGCCTGTACACCGCCGAACGACGTCACCTGGAAACGTTCCAGCGTGCCGCCGACGAACGGAACACGGAATTGATCGCTGTCACCGAGGACGAAGTCAACGCGATCACCCCGCTTGAACTGTCGCAGTTCTCGTTCATCGAACATGCTGAAAACGTGGCGCTTGCTCTGCGAGTCTTGAAAGACCTCGAAATCGATCGCAGCAAGGCGTTGCAAGGCATGTGGGCGGCAACGCCCGACCCGGGCATCATGACGACGGCCGAGATCAATTTCTTCGGACGTGAGATCGTGTTCGTCAACGGATTCGCGGCCAACGACCCCGAATCCACCGAACGGATCTGGGATATGGCCTGTGATCGCTATCCCGATTCGGGCAAGCGAATCATTATCTTCAACTGTCGATTTGACCGCCCTGATCGCTCGAAACAATTGGCCGAGGTCTGTGCGAAGTGGCGGCCAGCCGATCACTACATCCTGATTGGCTCGGGAACGTACATCTTTGCAAAGTACGCGACCGCGGCTGGGCTGGACCACCGCAAGTTGGTGATGGCCGAAGACGATTCGCCACAGGAAATCTTTGAAAAAGCCGTCGAACTGGGCGGGCGCAATTCGATGGTCATGGGCATGATGAACATCGGCGGCATTGGGCTGGAAATTGTTCGTTATTTCCGAAACCGCAGCTCTGTCGGCGAACGTGCATTTTAA
- a CDS encoding metallophosphoesterase family protein, whose translation MPGESFRFIHASDFHLETPLGDLDSLPPHLREAMAEAPRRSAAAVFEAALVENVDFLVLSGDLLAPQAAGPHGMSLLLDYFDKLHAKKKPVFWTAGIADDPAKWPEAVPLPPNVTMFPKNRAVAIPVERAGRTICSVVGRSADGRSVLHVPSYRTDPTDEYTVAVGYGTADANALAEGRFDYWALGGQHNREVIEGGAEGAAVYCGSPQGRCLEESGVHGYSIVDVDADRTTRVHSVECDSFRYCEVALTASDINAVGGIRNVMGERIVRLQHENGGRNLLVGWDISITDNDSMLSIGDSEELLSWVRREFGHGSPSAWTCHLKVRPPRTYPKSWNDEDTILGDFLRAAEKHRKSDGRDLNLAPFTEESMSGSSAMPSTTATMLAEVSPSARADLLDQATLLGVELLRGGKPNLVQKS comes from the coding sequence ATGCCGGGCGAGTCATTCCGCTTCATTCACGCTAGCGACTTTCATCTTGAGACTCCTCTAGGAGACCTCGATTCGCTACCGCCACACCTTCGCGAAGCCATGGCCGAGGCTCCTCGGCGTTCCGCGGCGGCTGTCTTTGAAGCCGCTTTGGTCGAAAACGTTGATTTCCTAGTCTTGTCGGGCGACTTGCTGGCACCCCAGGCCGCTGGGCCGCACGGCATGTCGCTGCTGTTGGATTATTTCGACAAACTGCACGCCAAAAAGAAACCCGTATTTTGGACGGCCGGCATTGCCGACGATCCTGCCAAGTGGCCCGAAGCGGTGCCGTTGCCGCCCAACGTGACCATGTTCCCCAAAAATCGCGCGGTCGCGATTCCAGTCGAGCGAGCCGGACGGACGATCTGTTCAGTTGTGGGGCGAAGCGCCGACGGACGCAGCGTTTTGCATGTGCCCAGTTATCGCACCGATCCGACCGACGAGTACACCGTTGCCGTCGGTTACGGCACGGCCGACGCGAACGCCCTAGCCGAAGGGCGATTTGATTACTGGGCACTCGGTGGTCAGCACAATCGCGAAGTCATCGAAGGCGGTGCCGAGGGTGCCGCGGTCTATTGTGGATCGCCGCAAGGCCGATGCTTGGAAGAGTCGGGCGTCCACGGTTACTCGATCGTCGACGTCGATGCCGACCGAACCACTCGGGTGCATTCGGTTGAATGTGACTCGTTCCGTTACTGCGAAGTCGCGCTGACCGCGTCGGACATCAATGCCGTTGGCGGCATTCGTAACGTGATGGGCGAACGCATCGTTCGTCTGCAACACGAAAACGGTGGCCGAAACCTGTTGGTGGGCTGGGATATTTCGATCACCGACAATGATTCGATGTTGTCAATCGGCGACAGCGAAGAACTGTTGTCATGGGTGCGCCGCGAATTCGGTCACGGTTCGCCGTCGGCCTGGACCTGTCACTTGAAGGTCCGTCCGCCACGCACCTATCCCAAGTCGTGGAATGACGAAGACACAATTTTGGGTGACTTTTTGCGAGCTGCAGAAAAGCATCGCAAATCGGACGGACGCGACCTGAATTTGGCACCGTTCACCGAAGAATCCATGTCGGGATCGTCCGCGATGCCGTCAACGACCGCGACGATGTTAGCCGAAGTTTCGCCTTCGGCGCGCGCTGACTTGCTCGATCAAGCCACCCTGCTGGGCGTTGAACTGCTCCGCGGTGGTAAGCCAAACCTGGTGCAAAAATCATGA
- a CDS encoding carboxy terminal-processing peptidase: MDCRLCPNLTFRAGALLPLLAASLFVTGASPLANAQPAAVEAPAPAQLAVPSVRDTVVAKMIAKLMPENHISAQGLNDTISKRALQLFIDSLDPLKLYFLQSDIDEFAASENSIDDMVRKGDLKLAYDIFGRFIQRVDERVAVAQELLRGEFEFTTDEAIVIDPKSTHYATNADEARDRWRRQIKYSLLDLKDDETTGPEAIEQLKRRYTRYARRWKQTDSDDLLEMYLTAVTMGYDPHSTYMSPQTLEDFNIQMRLNLDGIGAQLSEKDGKTTVTRVIPGGAAAKHGKLKTDDVIVTVGQDESGEMVDVVEMPLNDVVTLIRGRAGSTVRLGVKAGGVGAVEVYKITRARIELEESAARGEVIEHVSPDTNNTLKIGYINLPSFYLDMESARQDKQNFRSSTRDVHRILDDFNAQGVDGIVLDLSKNGGGSLTEAINLTGLFIDRGPVVQVKNSDGSVQQYADEEAGTAWSGPLVVLTSKFSASASEIFAGAIQDYRRGIVVGDPATHGKGTVQTLMDLGQQLFRSNRANYGALKVTLQQFYLPDGESTQRKGVLADVILPSITSKMDVSEGDLKFALEHDRVKQARHDLYNMKPADLIGMLRQRSMTRVAADKEFGDLLRRIELYVAQKEQNTVSLDEEQFMARRKELDSQKEEEEETLETQLSDEKIYRDNFYNQEVLNVTHDYIDGLRKQNLAKAD, translated from the coding sequence ATGGACTGTCGTCTGTGTCCGAATCTCACTTTCCGCGCTGGTGCGTTGTTGCCGTTATTGGCAGCTAGTCTGTTTGTGACTGGTGCCAGTCCGCTGGCCAATGCTCAACCTGCCGCTGTCGAAGCTCCCGCGCCGGCTCAATTGGCCGTTCCGTCAGTGCGTGACACGGTCGTCGCGAAGATGATCGCGAAGTTGATGCCGGAGAATCACATTTCCGCGCAAGGTCTTAACGACACGATTAGCAAACGCGCTTTACAGCTGTTTATTGATTCACTTGATCCGCTGAAACTTTACTTTCTGCAAAGCGACATCGACGAGTTCGCCGCCAGCGAAAACTCGATTGACGACATGGTTCGCAAAGGCGACCTGAAATTGGCGTACGACATCTTCGGCCGATTCATTCAGCGAGTCGACGAGCGTGTGGCCGTGGCCCAAGAACTGCTGCGCGGCGAGTTCGAATTTACGACCGACGAAGCGATCGTGATCGACCCCAAGTCAACCCATTACGCTACCAACGCCGATGAAGCTCGTGATCGTTGGCGCCGCCAGATCAAGTATTCGTTGCTGGATCTTAAAGATGACGAAACCACGGGGCCAGAAGCGATCGAGCAATTGAAGCGACGATACACGCGTTATGCTCGCCGCTGGAAACAAACCGACAGCGACGATTTGTTGGAAATGTATTTGACCGCCGTCACGATGGGGTACGACCCGCATTCGACTTACATGTCGCCGCAAACGCTCGAAGATTTCAACATTCAAATGCGTTTGAATCTGGATGGAATCGGTGCCCAGCTTAGCGAAAAAGACGGCAAGACAACGGTCACTCGAGTGATCCCTGGTGGTGCGGCGGCCAAGCATGGCAAATTGAAGACCGACGATGTGATTGTTACGGTTGGTCAGGACGAATCCGGCGAAATGGTTGACGTGGTTGAAATGCCGCTCAATGACGTCGTGACTCTGATTCGCGGGCGAGCTGGTTCGACCGTTCGGTTGGGCGTCAAAGCAGGTGGTGTCGGCGCGGTCGAGGTCTACAAAATCACGCGAGCTCGGATTGAATTGGAAGAATCCGCCGCTCGCGGTGAAGTTATCGAACATGTCTCGCCCGATACCAACAACACGCTGAAGATCGGCTATATCAACCTGCCAAGTTTCTACTTGGACATGGAGTCGGCTCGCCAAGACAAGCAGAACTTCCGCAGCAGCACTCGCGACGTTCATCGAATCTTGGACGATTTCAATGCTCAGGGTGTCGACGGCATCGTCTTGGACCTTAGCAAGAATGGTGGCGGCAGCTTGACCGAAGCGATCAATCTGACTGGTTTGTTCATCGACCGCGGCCCCGTTGTGCAAGTCAAAAATTCGGACGGCAGCGTGCAACAATATGCTGATGAGGAAGCCGGTACAGCTTGGAGTGGCCCGCTTGTCGTTTTGACCAGTAAGTTCAGTGCCAGTGCTAGCGAGATTTTTGCAGGTGCGATCCAAGACTATCGTCGCGGCATCGTCGTCGGCGATCCTGCGACTCACGGCAAGGGAACTGTTCAAACGTTGATGGACCTTGGACAGCAATTGTTCCGAAGCAACCGTGCGAACTACGGTGCATTGAAGGTCACGCTGCAGCAGTTCTATCTGCCCGATGGTGAAAGCACTCAGCGGAAGGGCGTTTTGGCAGACGTGATCTTGCCAAGCATTACTTCGAAAATGGATGTCAGCGAAGGCGATTTGAAGTTCGCGTTGGAACATGACCGCGTCAAACAAGCTCGTCACGATCTCTACAACATGAAGCCTGCTGATCTGATCGGAATGCTTCGCCAGCGATCAATGACGCGAGTGGCTGCTGATAAAGAGTTCGGGGATCTGCTCCGACGCATCGAGTTGTACGTTGCTCAGAAAGAACAGAATACGGTTTCGTTAGACGAAGAGCAGTTCATGGCTCGTCGCAAGGAACTAGATTCTCAAAAAGAAGAGGAAGAAGAAACTCTCGAGACTCAGTTGAGCGACGAGAAAATCTACCGTGACAACTTTTACAACCAAGAAGTCTTGAACGTGACCCACGACTATATCGACGGATTGCGAAAGCAAAACTTGGCCAAGGCCGACTGA
- the pgsC gene encoding poly-gamma-glutamate biosynthesis protein PgsC: MDTLTVAIGIGLAVSLLFSELFGLAAGGMVVPGYIALSLDKPLNVIVTFAAAIITYYIVYTLSNMIAIYGKRRTVLMVLIGFLVGVTLERFSLFQSQAIDPSDLSLLDDSVDYEVIGYIIPGLIAIWIDRQGMVETLGILLTASTVVRLVLILMGLELVL; this comes from the coding sequence ATGGATACTCTTACCGTTGCAATCGGGATCGGCTTGGCGGTCAGCCTGCTGTTCTCGGAATTGTTTGGCCTAGCGGCCGGCGGGATGGTCGTGCCGGGCTACATCGCCCTGTCGCTCGACAAACCGCTTAATGTGATCGTTACCTTTGCCGCGGCGATCATCACTTATTACATCGTCTACACACTATCCAACATGATCGCGATCTACGGCAAACGCCGGACGGTGCTGATGGTCTTGATTGGTTTCTTGGTCGGCGTGACTTTAGAACGATTCAGTCTGTTTCAATCGCAAGCGATTGATCCGTCGGACCTTAGCCTGCTTGATGACTCGGTCGACTATGAAGTCATCGGTTACATCATTCCCGGCCTGATTGCGATTTGGATCGACCGGCAGGGGATGGTGGAAACACTTGGCATCCTGCTGACGGCTTCGACGGTGGTTCGTTTGGTTTTGATCCTGATGGGATTGGAGTTGGTACTATGA